The region TTCAGTTCCTCATATCCGCCGCTATAGAGCTGGCTGTTCAGATTCTGGCTACAGAAGAACATCATGTCGTCTGCCAGTTCTCCGGCGAATTCCCGGACCGACAGCTCCCAGGACAGCTCCGGCATATAACGCTCACTGTTCCACATATAGTCGGCCATGGTGTTCAGTGTAATCTTGGAGCATTCCCACTGAACCATCGGATTCGCTACCACGGCCTGATGTCCGGTCTGGCCAAGCTGGGAATAACGTCCGCGAACCGGGTCCAGAAACAGCCGGTCGTAGTCGGCATCATTGACAGGGATGTTGTCCCACAGCCACAGCTGATGTCCGTAATAGGTGTAATTATCCCGTGCCTGCCTGCTCCCGACCTGCCGGGCAAAGACGGCCGAGCCGGTCCAGAATACCTTGATATCCGTATGCAGCTGCTCACGGATATCCCGCTTATATTCGCTATCCCGGCAGGACCAATACTCGGAGGGGCACATCACCAGGCTGACCTTCTGCAATTGACGGCTTAAATAGTCATAGACACGGTTAGCCACATAAGCATGCGCCAGCCCGGAGCGCTCCAGGTAATGAAGGTTCTCCCCTGACAAGGCGTAGTCGATGTCGTCCATCAGCAAGGCGAAATGCCGCACCCCGATGGCGATCATCGCTCCCAGCTTCGCTTCCAGACTGGCAAAATCATCCTCACTACGAAACTGCAGATCATTCCCCGGACTAATGCAATAATAGAAGTCCACCAGCTGCGTATCGCATTCCTGCTTCAGCTCGCGAATCTGCTCGAACATAGCCTCTGGATAAGGCTCACGCCACAGCTCACGGTGATAGGGATCATCCTTGGGAGCATGCATGAAGGTGTTCATTCGATGAGCTGCCAGATAACGCACAGCATCGATCCGGTCAGCCCAGCTCCACGGCGTGCCATAGAAGCCTTCAATAATGCCGCGAACCGGAAAAGAGGGTTCATCGTGAATGGCAGCCACGGGCAATCGGCACTTGCCTTCCTCTACCCTCAGCAGCCGGTGCAAGGCGTCCATCCCATATCTGATTCCTCTCTTATTGGAGGCAGCAATGTTAATTTTGCCGTCCTTACCGATGTCCAGCCGATAACCATCGGCCTTAAGCGATCCCTCATATTCAAGCTCCAGCCTGATATTGCCCGGCTCGGGTGATTCTTCTCCTTCTCCAGGCGGTTCAATGATCATAATCGGGCCATCTGCAGCAAGCGGGCCTTCATATTTCTGAATCATGGAGAACGTTGAAGACAGCTCAATTCTCAGCTGCTGCCCTTCCAGCAACAGCTCTTCGCCCTGATCGTAGTAATCCCGGAAGAAATACTGGCGTTCCTGTAGCGGCATAGTCATATGCATCTCTCCCCTTAATCCGTAACCTTCACATTTCCAAACACAGCTTTGTTCCGCGAATCATTCCCGGGATTACTGAGGGCAATCCCGATATACACTTTATGCTTCATGGGGATCTGAATGGTTCCGACCGTCTGCCAACTGCTTCCGTTGGCCGATATAGACCCTTTGAACGTATTGCCGTTTCTCGTCAGCTTCAGCCATTTCGGAACCGAGGCAGCTGCGGTATGGTCGGCCATACTGCCCGCAGTTTCTGTTCGATACTGGAAGGTGGCCCCATTCGCAGGGGTTAGCATCATATCCGCGTGCCTGGAATTATGACTCAGCGACTCCCGGATCATAATACCAGCCTTGGCCCAGCCGTCCAGCCAGCTGGCGGACTGCACCTTGACCACGATCTCCGCATTGCCGCTCACGGGTTGATAGATATAATTCAGCTGATCCCCATTGCCCCAAATATCCGTTGAGCTGCTGCTGAGTGTAAATTGCTTATTGGAAGCATTGTAGGTGGCGTTCCCCGGCATGGAACCGATATTCCGCGCCTTCCATACCGCAGGCAGCTGGGCCGGATAATTCTGCTCTACCGGAGCCGTCCAGCCTGGCGTCGGCCAGGTCTCCCGTTCATGGATGTTCGCCAGTTCCTCTTCCGGCCAGGCCCCGTAGGCAAAGAACGACAGGCGCTTCACGCCCGGATAATTCTCACGGATGCCTTTGTACACCTCCTGATATTGATCATCGGTCCAGTCATTATCCAGGGTAGCTACAATGTCCACATTACTGCCGCTGATCCGGTCACTCGTATCCTTCAGGATGCCGTAGGAGGTACTGTATACCCAATCACTGTTGAATTCCCAGTCATCGAAGTACGCCATCGGTGCAACGAAGTCGATCTCATCCTTGAACTTGGCAACATTCTGTCCAACCTCTGTGAATTCCGGCGGCAAAATATACACACTGAGCGGCACATCCGGATTCGCGGACTGGGAAATATCCTCACGGATATCGCCTACATACTGTCCAATTTGTTCGGTTCTCCATTCATTCCACTGCTGGCGCTGCGGTGAATCCGTATCAAAGTCAATGCTGAGCGGCGAATATCCGAACTGAGCCTGATACTTCGCAACTGTGTAATCACTGACGTCCATGTTGTAATTGTCGAAGCGGATCCAGTCCAGCACAACACCGTCCACATCATAATTCCCGATCACTTCCTGAATGATGGAACGCTCATACTGCTGAACCTCATGGTGAACCGGATTGACGAAATATTCGTTGCCGTTAGAGCCTGTAAACGGAGTCTGAACCCCGTCCACAAGCGCCTGCATCTGCCATTCATCGTGAGCGAGGAAGGCCTGCTGGTCGTGGAACTGGGGAATCCAGGCATGAACCTTGATTCCTGCGGCATGGGCCGCCGTAATGACAGCCTGCAGAGCATCGAAATTCTGGTAACCCTGGGCGATGGGAGCGATATCACTCTGATAAAATACACTGCCGGACGGAACCTCATCATCTTCATCCTGCTTCACGTTCATGCTGATGACATCGACGCCGTAGGTTGTGGACAGCGCGATGAAGTTCTGGACATCCGCCAGGTTCTTGAACTGGTTCACGGTCCGTACAATCACTTCCGTCTCAAAAGGGGGATTACTCTCATCCTCGGCCATCACCGGAACAGAACCACCCGCTACCGAAGAAACCAACACCAAGCTTAACACTGCCATAAACCTTGATCTCAGCGTAAATGCCATAATCTCGCCTCCACATCATAGTCGTATTTAACTCAGTGCTTCCTAGATGACAAGAATTATTTCGTAGCGTTGATCTTCTTAACATTCTCCTGCCATTTCTCGGTTCTGAACGCCAGCAGCTTATCCAGTCCGGCCTTTTCGGTGTTTTTTCTGGCGGTATCCAGTGCTGCCAGCACCTCTTCGTCCGACTTCGCCTGAACCATCTGGGCGTAGGCAAGGGTGTAAATATCCGCAATATTCTGGGCGATGATGCCGGTCTCCGTGTCGGGAAGCGGATCGGTATTTACGAATTGTGTAATGTCCAGCGCGGTTTTCCAGGTCACTGTGGACTGCGCCACGGTCTCCCAGGATTTCTGGTTCGCGGAGAGCAGCGCCTCGAGGCTCATTTTCGCCGTATCAATGAAGGTCGTATTCCCGGCCCAGTTAAAATCCTCGAATTTCCGCATCGTATCCGTACGCTCGTTGGCAGGCGTTGTCTTGTATTTCTCGTTCGGAATCGGCGCTCCGGCCGCATCCTCTTCATCCCAGTATAAGCCCTTAGGGCCGAAGAACAGCACCTTCTGTCCCTCCGGACCCGTAATCCAGTCAAAGTATGCGAAGATCGCCTCCGGGTCCTTGGCTTGCTTGGTAATGACACTGACGTTCCAGCCCAGCGTCTCAAAGCCGCTTACAAATACTTTGGTCTTGTCTATTCCCGCTTTGTGGACCGGCCAGATAATTTCATAACCGCTGT is a window of Paenibacillus sp. FSL H3-0469 DNA encoding:
- a CDS encoding beta-N-acetylglucosaminidase domain-containing protein encodes the protein MTMPLQERQYFFRDYYDQGEELLLEGQQLRIELSSTFSMIQKYEGPLAADGPIMIIEPPGEGEESPEPGNIRLELEYEGSLKADGYRLDIGKDGKINIAASNKRGIRYGMDALHRLLRVEEGKCRLPVAAIHDEPSFPVRGIIEGFYGTPWSWADRIDAVRYLAAHRMNTFMHAPKDDPYHRELWREPYPEAMFEQIRELKQECDTQLVDFYYCISPGNDLQFRSEDDFASLEAKLGAMIAIGVRHFALLMDDIDYALSGENLHYLERSGLAHAYVANRVYDYLSRQLQKVSLVMCPSEYWSCRDSEYKRDIREQLHTDIKVFWTGSAVFARQVGSRQARDNYTYYGHQLWLWDNIPVNDADYDRLFLDPVRGRYSQLGQTGHQAVVANPMVQWECSKITLNTMADYMWNSERYMPELSWELSVREFAGELADDMMFFCSQNLNSQLYSGGYEELNEAVRSKDIRRLDAYFDRLESVSYRLLEMENSKFKQEAGPWLHRALADVELWRALRRKAAGTTEPGADEELRGRAAVCQAFEVRLGSDPAWTAAEAWGFAVREGKKGYRLILEAEKEI
- a CDS encoding family 10 glycosylhydrolase, yielding MAFTLRSRFMAVLSLVLVSSVAGGSVPVMAEDESNPPFETEVIVRTVNQFKNLADVQNFIALSTTYGVDVISMNVKQDEDDEVPSGSVFYQSDIAPIAQGYQNFDALQAVITAAHAAGIKVHAWIPQFHDQQAFLAHDEWQMQALVDGVQTPFTGSNGNEYFVNPVHHEVQQYERSIIQEVIGNYDVDGVVLDWIRFDNYNMDVSDYTVAKYQAQFGYSPLSIDFDTDSPQRQQWNEWRTEQIGQYVGDIREDISQSANPDVPLSVYILPPEFTEVGQNVAKFKDEIDFVAPMAYFDDWEFNSDWVYSTSYGILKDTSDRISGSNVDIVATLDNDWTDDQYQEVYKGIRENYPGVKRLSFFAYGAWPEEELANIHERETWPTPGWTAPVEQNYPAQLPAVWKARNIGSMPGNATYNASNKQFTLSSSSTDIWGNGDQLNYIYQPVSGNAEIVVKVQSASWLDGWAKAGIMIRESLSHNSRHADMMLTPANGATFQYRTETAGSMADHTAAASVPKWLKLTRNGNTFKGSISANGSSWQTVGTIQIPMKHKVYIGIALSNPGNDSRNKAVFGNVKVTD